A section of the Ranitomeya imitator isolate aRanImi1 chromosome 7, aRanImi1.pri, whole genome shotgun sequence genome encodes:
- the WDR90 gene encoding WD repeat-containing protein 90 isoform X3 — MSGVWQHPYVNVFKHVQLDEWKRSSREGDVTAVMDRGLKCTVYKIRGAVPAGNYVQVPKTSSQSLGLSGRHLYLLFRPIPGKHFVVHVDVSAEDGQTIRISFSNLFKEFRSTTTWLQFPFVCGAVKGSVYDGTAQGARHGLVGPAPSGSRWTCLLLDLRYILSMYLSRRYSHLRSVKLCSNLLVKNLVTSDLVFNPEVSYHEARQSKALQNGFAPMPREMAFPVPKGEKWQDLYDFIRFPSDASKLPYDSIQKGETPSPTPGAPPIRSPARQRPRSVTLSKPVQDRVSLIQQITTPRPLPRFAPVQVESIPERHLSVHGRPREETEGGSSVGEEDDGGIHVYASRGQNLTVHRHPDPEKVAHITSHRPAPLSADPGGRKLLPDPILKLKKIIGFGGCTERCALWSGCGGSVVFPCHAVIVVLDVRSGDQRFFLGHTDKVSALAFNGSSSLLASAQTGSLSMVRLWDFEKGGCIAMFRTHVHSVSSLSFSHSGAGLCGVGKDGHGKNMVVVWDTSRAGRGGEVVVLAKAHTDVDIQTMKFAFFDDTRMVSCGRGNVRLWRLRNGALRSCPVNLAEYHNLEFTDLAFEVGHSPEREVDERTLYVCSRSGHILEIDYKSVALRHVRRLQLPPTPHRERREKMTFSSGPGVAINSLYVSATYCATGSEDGSLRLWPLDFSGVFLEAEHEGPLSSVSISPDGLRVLSATRSGEVGVLDVPSRGYQTLMRSHTDALRAFSTCHGQIATVSEDRTIRIWDVASLQQLYDFTAGEETPCTVAFHPVRPALACGFSSGVVRYFDVAATALQAEHRQHRGAVTGLLFSPDGGLMYSCGALGSLALYSVGHREQRVVRVLGNVVCKTPERGPQALSLSRDGRLLAFVGPTEYTVTVMDGRSLDELLRVDVSILDLDSTTLDSARGLSFSPLRPYPLLVSTSGNKILWLDPTTGRLSREVTHVHKEFCSSLAVSADDRYLVTAGDRVVKVWDHRLAGTSRPQVFIGHSEPIQQAAFSPDQRHVITAGDAIFIWSFEAAPDPADTSSAGGLPTVHQSTIRGRLPLTLHSSAADDGDQRRDSTFVSSGMPRVTAPRPCISSPPRLDISPVQGAQHTESDDGSDDLEESKVEEVEIQDPGESDGQSSLIIIENRPTRSRGGADQDLLPDPPRPDVYSHFTPRFKSSCPAEAACHPPAGQERLVLRAAIGYNGNGRGNVVWSSDTGFFAYTSGCVIVVEDLHSGSQRHWLGHGEEISTLALTHDATILASSSGSGDGSSLCQIRVWDSPGGSCLRVLTLHRTEVQAMSFSRDDRLLLTVGDYRDGSLALWSTRTYEMLARSTLSHPVHAAAFNPLHADTFACVGSRTVNFWRVEENGTSSQMKVYSAPVPDEVGTAELTSLTYNPTSLLYTGCSTGQVCVWDAQTHRCFMTWEADQGEIGVVLCRGNRLLTGSNTRRIRLWSVAAVQELREKGSAASSSSVLMEQEMTLDGAIVSATFDDSLEMGIVGTTAGTVWYINWEESTSIRLISGHRNKVTGAVVGPGETHCATCGEDGSVRVWSLHSCELLLQFQVLNQSCLCLDWSRQPSSGQRIAAGYSDGTIRFFSVTKTEMEMKIHPHPCAVTALAFSLTGDVLVSGGKDGLMAVSSPRTGMTIRVLNDHKGSPISTVQFSPRKPEELGLHGGDIWLAASLDRRVSIWASDWAKDKCELMDWLSFPAPDSEKEADSPVPTLAAFCPWQPGTVVYTGFGMEKEALFYSLAQKQVLLRIPLSHFATSLSMSPAASLLVTGSSERLLRVIDSSAGTRQDFSAHDDGVHLCRVSPSGNLLLTASYSQVLVWAVQSS, encoded by the exons ATGTCTGGAG TTTGGCAGCACCCGTATGTGAACGTTTTCAAGCACGTGCAGCTGGACGAGTGGAAGCGTTCGAGCCGGGAGGGCGATGTCACCGCTGTCATG GACAGAGGCCTGAAGTGCACCGTGTACAAGATCCGGGGGGCCGTCCCCGCAGGCAACTACGTCCAGGTCCCCAAGACCAGTTCCCAGAGTCTGGGGCTGAGCGGCCGCCACCTCTACCTGCTGTTCAGGCCGATCCCCGGGAAGCATTTTGTGGTGCACGTAGACGTGAGCGCCGAG GACGGTCAGACCATTCGGATCTCCTTCTCCAACCTCTTTAAGGAGTTTAGGTCGACCACCACGTGGCTGCAGTTCCCGTTTGTGTGCGGAGCAGTGAAGGGCTCGGTGTATGACGGCACCGCGCAGGGCGCCCGCCACG GTCTGGTGGGTCCGGCCCCCTCAGGCTCCCGGTGGACCTGTCTTTTGCTGGACCTGCGCTATATCCTGTCCATGTACTTGAGTCGGAGGTACAGCCACCTGAGGAGCGTGAAGCTCTGCTCCAACTTACTGGTGAAGAACCTGGTGACCAGCGATCTGGTGTTCAACCCCG AGGTGAGCTATCACGAGGCGCGGCAGTCCAAGGCTTTACAGAATGGATTTGCCCCGATGCCCCGCGAGATGGCGTTTCCGGTTCCTAAAGGAGAGAAATGGCAAGACCTGTACGACTTCATAAG ATTTCCTTCTGATGCTTCCAAGTTACCCTACGATTCCATTCAGAAGGGAGAGACGCCGTCCCCCACCCCAG GGGCCCCTCCGATCCGCAGTCCTGCTCGGCAGCGCCCCCGCTCTGTCACCCTCAGTAAACCAGTGCAGGACAGAGTCTCCCTCATCCAGCAGATCACGACCCCCAGACCG CTTCCTCGCTTCGCCCCCGTACAAGTGGAGTCCATTCCCGAGCGCCACCTGTCTGTACACGGGAGACCGCGGGAAGAGACCGAGGGGGGGAGCAGCGTCGGCGAGGAGGACGATGGGGGGATCCATGTGTACGCGTCTAGAGGACAGAACCTCACCGTCCACAGACACCCGGACCCCGAGAAG GTCGCGCACATCACATCCCACAGACCAGCGCCGTTATCTGCAGACCCCGGGGGCCGG AAGCTTCTACCTGATCCGATCCTGAAACTGAAGAAAATCATCGGCTTCGGAGGCTGCACAGAGCGATGT GCCCTGTGGTCCGGCTGTGGCGGCTCGGTGGTCTTCCCCTGTCACGCTGTTATCGTGGTGCTGGATGTGCGGAGCGGAGATCAGCGCTTCTTCCTGGGTCACACTGACAAG GTGTCGGCCCTGGCGTTTAATGGCAGCTCCTCCCTCTTGGCCTCCGCGCAGACGGGCAGCCTGAGCATGGTGCGGCTCTGGGACTTCGAGAAAGGCGGCTGCATCGCCATGTTCAGGACCCACGTCCACTCCGTGTCCTCCCTCAG cttctcacacagcggagcTGGACTGTGCGGAGTCGGGAAAGACGGACACGGGAAGAAC ATGGTGGTGGTGTGGGACACGTCTCGGGCCGGCCGTGGTGGTGAGGTTGTCGTCCTGGCGAAGGCTCACACAGATGTGGATATACAGACTATGAAGTTCGCCTTCTTTGATGACACCAG GATGGTTTCCTGTGGCCGCGGCAATGTCCGGTTATGGCGGCTACGTAACGGCGCTCTGCGCTCTTGCCCGGTGAATCTGGCCGAGTACCACAACCTGGAGTTCACAGACCTGGCGTTCGAGGTTGGGCACAGTCCGGAGAGAGAAGTTGATGAGCGGACGCT TTATGTCTGCAGCCGCAGCGGGCACATCCTGGAGATCGACTACAAGAGCGTGGCGCTGCGTCATGTCCGCCGCCTACAGCTGCCTCCGACACCACACAGGGAGCGGCGGGAGAAGATGACCTTCAGCTCAG GTCCTGGCGTGGCAATAAACAGCCTTTATGTCTCTGCCACCTACTGCGCCACCGGCTCTGAGGACGGCTCCCTGCGCCTGTGGCCCTTAGACTTCTCTGGGGTCTTCCTAGAGGCGG AGCACGAGGGTCCGCTGAGCTCTGTGTCCATCAGCCCCGATGGTCTGCGTGTCCTGTCCGCCACTAGAAGTGGAGAAGTCGGGGTCCTGGACGTTCCCTCGCGGGGTTACCAGACGCTCATGCGCTCTCACACCGACGCTCTGCGTGCCTTCTCCACGTGTCACGGTCAGATCGCCACGGTGTCCGAGGACCGCACCATCCGGATCTGGGACGTGGCTTCCCTCCAGCAG CTGTACGACTTCACGGCCGGTGAGGAGACTCCGTGCACGGTGGCCTTCCACCCCGTCCGGCCGGCCCTGGCTTGCGGCTTCAGCAGCGGGGTGGTCCGGTATTTTGATGTGGCAGCGACGGCTCTGCAGGCAGAACACAG GCAGCATCGCGGAGCCGTCACCGGCCTCCTCTTCTCCCCAGACGGAGGCCTGATGTACAGCTGCGGGGCGCTGGGGTCACTCGCCCTGTACAGCGTCGGGCACAGAGAGCAGCGCGTCGTGCGGGTGCTCG GTAACGTGGTGTGTAAGACCCCGGAGCGGGGGCCGCAGGCTTTGTCCCTCAGCAGAGATGGCCGTCTCTTGGCCTTTGTCGGACCCACAGAATACACGGTGACCGTCATGGACGGCCGCTCGTTAGATGAG CTCCTGCGGGTTGACGTCAGTATCCTGGACCTGGACAGCACCACCCTGGACAGCGCTCGGGGTCTCTCCTTCAGCCCCCTCCGCCCTTACCCCCTCCTGGTGTCCACCTCTGGAAATAAGATCCTGTGGCTGGACCCCACGACTGGTCGGCTGAGCAGAGAG GTCACGCATGTGCACAAGGAATTCTGCTCCTCGCTGGCAGTGAGTGCGGATGACCGCTACCTGGTGACGGCCGGGGACCGGGTGGTGAAGGTGTGGGACCACCGGCTGGCGGGAACCTCGCGCCCGCAG GTTTTCATCGGACACTCCGAACCCATCCAGCAAGCGGCGTTCTCCCCGGATCAGCGGCACGTGATCACTGCCGGAGACGCCATCTTTATTTGGAGCTTTGAGGCGGCTCCTGACCCCGCGGACACCAG CTCTGCAGGGGGTCTGCCCACGGTTCACCAGTCTACCATCAGGGGGCGCCTGCCCCTCACCCTCCATTCCAGCGCAG CAGATGATGGTGATCAGAGGAGAGACTCCACGTTCGTCTCCAGTGGGATGCCACGGGTGACGGCGCCACGTCCGTGCATCTCCTCTCCTCCCCGCCTGGATATCAGCCCCGTGCAGGGCGCACAGCACACAG AATCGGACGATGGGAGTGATGATCTGGAGGAGTCGAAGGTAGAAGAGGTGGAAATCCAAGATCCGGGGGAAAGTGACGGACAGTCGTCTCTGATCATCATAGAAAACCGGCCGACCCGGAGCCGAGGGGGCGCCGACCAAG ATCTGCTCCCGGACCCCCCACGTCCTGACGTCTACTCGCACTTCACCCCTCGCTTCAAAAGTTCCTGCCCTGCCGAG GCGGCGTGCCATCCTCCGGCCGGGCAGGAGAGGTTGGTGCTCAGAGCCGCCATCGGGTACAACGGTAATGGCCGCGGGAACGTGGTGTGGAGCTCGGATACAG GGTTCTTCGCTTACACTTCCGGCTGCGTCATCGTGGTGGAGGATCTGCATTCTGGATCCCAGCGTCACTGGCTCGGACACGGCGAGGAGATCTCCACCCTGGCGCTGACCCACGACGCAACG ATCTTGGCCTCCTCCTCCGGATCTGGGGACGGTTCTTCTCTCTGCCAGATCAGAGTCTGGGACTCACCGGGAGGATCGTGTCTCCGAGTCCTGACGCTTCACCGCACCGAGGTCCAGGCCATGAGCTTCTCCAGGGACGACCGTCTGCTCCTCACTGTGG GTGACTACAGAGATGGGAGCCTGGCGCTGTGGAGCACCCGGACCTATGAGATGCTGGCGCGCAGCACGCTGTCCCACCCTGTCCACGCCGCTGCCTTTAACCCATTGCACGCTGACACCTTTGCTTGTGTCGGCAGCAGGACTGTGAACTTCTGGCGGGTGGAGGAGAACGGGACATCGAGTCAGATGAAG GTGTACAGCGCGCCCGTTCCGGACGAGGTGGGCACCGCAGAGCTGACCTCGCTAACCTACAACCCCACCTCCCTGCTGTACACCGGCTGCAGCACCGGGCAGGTGTGTGTGTGGGACGCTCAGACGCACCGCTGCTTCATGACCTGGGAGGCCGATCAGGGGGAGATAG GCGTCGTGCTGTGCAGGGGGAACCGGCTGCTGACCGGCAGCAACACCCGCAGGATCCGGCTCTGGTCTGTGGCCGCCGTGCAGGAGCTCCGGGAGAAGGGCTCCGCTGCCAG CTCGTCCTCCGTACTCATGGAACAAGAGATGACTCTAGATGGCGCCATTGTCAGCGCCACATTTGATGATTCCTTGGAGATGGGGATCGTGGGCACCACGGCCGGCACGGTGTGGTACATCAACTGGGAGGAGAGCACCAGCATCCGCCTCATCAGTGGCCACAGGAACAAG GTGACGGGCGCGGTGGTGGGTCCGGGGGAGACGCACTGCGCCACGTGCGGGGAGGATGGCAGCGTGCGCGTCTGGTCACTCCACAGCTGCGAGCTGCTCCTGCAATTCCAAGTCCTCAACCAG AGCTGTCTGTGCCTGGACTGGAGCCGCCAGCCGTCGTCCGGGCAGAGGATAGCGGCCGGGTACAGCGACGGCACCATCCGCTTCTTCAGTGTGACGAAGACTGAGATGGAGATGAAGATCCACCCCCACCCGTGTGCCGTGACCGCCCTCGCCTTCTCCCTCACCG GTGACGTTCTGGTGTCCGGCGGGAAGGACGGTCTGATGGCGGTGAGCAGCCCGAGGACAGGGATGACCATCCGCGTGCTGAACGATCACAAGGGGTCACCGATCAGCACCGTCCAGTTCTCCCCCAGGAAG CCTGAAGAGCTCGGCCTTCACGGTGGAGATATCTGGTTGGCTGCCAGTTTAGATCGGCGCGTGAGCATCTGGGCCTCTGATTGGGCGAAGGATAAGTGCGAGCTcatggattggttgagcttcccGGCACCAGACAGTGAGAAG GAGGCAGACTCGCCAGTTCCCACTCTTGCCGCTTTCTGTCCATGGCAGCCTGGTACAGTGGTGTATACGGGGTTCGGGATGGAGAAGGAGGCGCTGTTCTACAGCCTGGCCCAGAAACAG GTTCTGCTCCGGATCCCTCTGTCCCATTTTGCTACGTCTCTGTCCATGTCGCCGGCGGCGTCGCTCCTGGTCACCGGCAGCAGCG AGCGTCTCCTGCGCGTCATCGACTCCTCGGCCGGCACGCGGCAGGACTTCTCCGCTCACGACGACGGCGTCCACCTGTGCCGGGTGTCTCCGTCCGGGAACCTTCTCCTCACCGCGTCCTACAGCCAGGTGCTGGTCTGGGCCGTCCAGAGCTCCTGA
- the WDR90 gene encoding WD repeat-containing protein 90 isoform X1 — MSGVWQHPYVNVFKHVQLDEWKRSSREGDVTAVMDRGLKCTVYKIRGAVPAGNYVQVPKTSSQSLGLSGRHLYLLFRPIPGKHFVVHVDVSAEDGQTIRISFSNLFKEFRSTTTWLQFPFVCGAVKGSVYDGTAQGARHGLVGPAPSGSRWTCLLLDLRYILSMYLSRRYSHLRSVKLCSNLLVKNLVTSDLVFNPEVSYHEARQSKALQNGFAPMPREMAFPVPKGEKWQDLYDFIRFPSDASKLPYDSIQKGETPSPTPGAPPIRSPARQRPRSVTLSKPVQDRVSLIQQITTPRPLPRFAPVQVESIPERHLSVHGRPREETEGGSSVGEEDDGGIHVYASRGQNLTVHRHPDPEKVAHITSHRPAPLSADPGGRKLLPDPILKLKKIIGFGGCTERCALWSGCGGSVVFPCHAVIVVLDVRSGDQRFFLGHTDKVSALAFNGSSSLLASAQTGSLSMVRLWDFEKGGCIAMFRTHVHSVSSLSFSHSGAGLCGVGKDGHGKNMVVVWDTSRAGRGGEVVVLAKAHTDVDIQTMKFAFFDDTRMVSCGRGNVRLWRLRNGALRSCPVNLAEYHNLEFTDLAFEVGHSPEREVDERTLYVCSRSGHILEIDYKSVALRHVRRLQLPPTPHRERREKMTFSSGPGVAINSLYVSATYCATGSEDGSLRLWPLDFSGVFLEAEHEGPLSSVSISPDGLRVLSATRSGEVGVLDVPSRGYQTLMRSHTDALRAFSTCHGQIATVSEDRTIRIWDVASLQQLYDFTAGEETPCTVAFHPVRPALACGFSSGVVRYFDVAATALQAEHRQHRGAVTGLLFSPDGGLMYSCGALGSLALYSVGHREQRVVRVLGNVVCKTPERGPQALSLSRDGRLLAFVGPTEYTVTVMDGRSLDELLRVDVSILDLDSTTLDSARGLSFSPLRPYPLLVSTSGNKILWLDPTTGRLSREVTHVHKEFCSSLAVSADDRYLVTAGDRVVKVWDHRLAGTSRPQVFIGHSEPIQQAAFSPDQRHVITAGDAIFIWSFEAAPDPADTSSAGGLPTVHQSTIRGRLPLTLHSSAADDGDQRRDSTFVSSGMPRVTAPRPCISSPPRLDISPVQGAQHTESDDGSDDLEESKVEEVEIQDPGESDGQSSLIIIENRPTRSRGGADQGTTLVTGVCSPRLSGHAGSCSALRNAALCFVDLLPDPPRPDVYSHFTPRFKSSCPAEAACHPPAGQERLVLRAAIGYNGNGRGNVVWSSDTGFFAYTSGCVIVVEDLHSGSQRHWLGHGEEISTLALTHDATILASSSGSGDGSSLCQIRVWDSPGGSCLRVLTLHRTEVQAMSFSRDDRLLLTVGDYRDGSLALWSTRTYEMLARSTLSHPVHAAAFNPLHADTFACVGSRTVNFWRVEENGTSSQMKVYSAPVPDEVGTAELTSLTYNPTSLLYTGCSTGQVCVWDAQTHRCFMTWEADQGEIGVVLCRGNRLLTGSNTRRIRLWSVAAVQELREKGSAASSSSVLMEQEMTLDGAIVSATFDDSLEMGIVGTTAGTVWYINWEESTSIRLISGHRNKVTGAVVGPGETHCATCGEDGSVRVWSLHSCELLLQFQVLNQSCLCLDWSRQPSSGQRIAAGYSDGTIRFFSVTKTEMEMKIHPHPCAVTALAFSLTGDVLVSGGKDGLMAVSSPRTGMTIRVLNDHKGSPISTVQFSPRKPEELGLHGGDIWLAASLDRRVSIWASDWAKDKCELMDWLSFPAPDSEKEADSPVPTLAAFCPWQPGTVVYTGFGMEKEALFYSLAQKQVLLRIPLSHFATSLSMSPAASLLVTGSSERLLRVIDSSAGTRQDFSAHDDGVHLCRVSPSGNLLLTASYSQVLVWAVQSS; from the exons ATGTCTGGAG TTTGGCAGCACCCGTATGTGAACGTTTTCAAGCACGTGCAGCTGGACGAGTGGAAGCGTTCGAGCCGGGAGGGCGATGTCACCGCTGTCATG GACAGAGGCCTGAAGTGCACCGTGTACAAGATCCGGGGGGCCGTCCCCGCAGGCAACTACGTCCAGGTCCCCAAGACCAGTTCCCAGAGTCTGGGGCTGAGCGGCCGCCACCTCTACCTGCTGTTCAGGCCGATCCCCGGGAAGCATTTTGTGGTGCACGTAGACGTGAGCGCCGAG GACGGTCAGACCATTCGGATCTCCTTCTCCAACCTCTTTAAGGAGTTTAGGTCGACCACCACGTGGCTGCAGTTCCCGTTTGTGTGCGGAGCAGTGAAGGGCTCGGTGTATGACGGCACCGCGCAGGGCGCCCGCCACG GTCTGGTGGGTCCGGCCCCCTCAGGCTCCCGGTGGACCTGTCTTTTGCTGGACCTGCGCTATATCCTGTCCATGTACTTGAGTCGGAGGTACAGCCACCTGAGGAGCGTGAAGCTCTGCTCCAACTTACTGGTGAAGAACCTGGTGACCAGCGATCTGGTGTTCAACCCCG AGGTGAGCTATCACGAGGCGCGGCAGTCCAAGGCTTTACAGAATGGATTTGCCCCGATGCCCCGCGAGATGGCGTTTCCGGTTCCTAAAGGAGAGAAATGGCAAGACCTGTACGACTTCATAAG ATTTCCTTCTGATGCTTCCAAGTTACCCTACGATTCCATTCAGAAGGGAGAGACGCCGTCCCCCACCCCAG GGGCCCCTCCGATCCGCAGTCCTGCTCGGCAGCGCCCCCGCTCTGTCACCCTCAGTAAACCAGTGCAGGACAGAGTCTCCCTCATCCAGCAGATCACGACCCCCAGACCG CTTCCTCGCTTCGCCCCCGTACAAGTGGAGTCCATTCCCGAGCGCCACCTGTCTGTACACGGGAGACCGCGGGAAGAGACCGAGGGGGGGAGCAGCGTCGGCGAGGAGGACGATGGGGGGATCCATGTGTACGCGTCTAGAGGACAGAACCTCACCGTCCACAGACACCCGGACCCCGAGAAG GTCGCGCACATCACATCCCACAGACCAGCGCCGTTATCTGCAGACCCCGGGGGCCGG AAGCTTCTACCTGATCCGATCCTGAAACTGAAGAAAATCATCGGCTTCGGAGGCTGCACAGAGCGATGT GCCCTGTGGTCCGGCTGTGGCGGCTCGGTGGTCTTCCCCTGTCACGCTGTTATCGTGGTGCTGGATGTGCGGAGCGGAGATCAGCGCTTCTTCCTGGGTCACACTGACAAG GTGTCGGCCCTGGCGTTTAATGGCAGCTCCTCCCTCTTGGCCTCCGCGCAGACGGGCAGCCTGAGCATGGTGCGGCTCTGGGACTTCGAGAAAGGCGGCTGCATCGCCATGTTCAGGACCCACGTCCACTCCGTGTCCTCCCTCAG cttctcacacagcggagcTGGACTGTGCGGAGTCGGGAAAGACGGACACGGGAAGAAC ATGGTGGTGGTGTGGGACACGTCTCGGGCCGGCCGTGGTGGTGAGGTTGTCGTCCTGGCGAAGGCTCACACAGATGTGGATATACAGACTATGAAGTTCGCCTTCTTTGATGACACCAG GATGGTTTCCTGTGGCCGCGGCAATGTCCGGTTATGGCGGCTACGTAACGGCGCTCTGCGCTCTTGCCCGGTGAATCTGGCCGAGTACCACAACCTGGAGTTCACAGACCTGGCGTTCGAGGTTGGGCACAGTCCGGAGAGAGAAGTTGATGAGCGGACGCT TTATGTCTGCAGCCGCAGCGGGCACATCCTGGAGATCGACTACAAGAGCGTGGCGCTGCGTCATGTCCGCCGCCTACAGCTGCCTCCGACACCACACAGGGAGCGGCGGGAGAAGATGACCTTCAGCTCAG GTCCTGGCGTGGCAATAAACAGCCTTTATGTCTCTGCCACCTACTGCGCCACCGGCTCTGAGGACGGCTCCCTGCGCCTGTGGCCCTTAGACTTCTCTGGGGTCTTCCTAGAGGCGG AGCACGAGGGTCCGCTGAGCTCTGTGTCCATCAGCCCCGATGGTCTGCGTGTCCTGTCCGCCACTAGAAGTGGAGAAGTCGGGGTCCTGGACGTTCCCTCGCGGGGTTACCAGACGCTCATGCGCTCTCACACCGACGCTCTGCGTGCCTTCTCCACGTGTCACGGTCAGATCGCCACGGTGTCCGAGGACCGCACCATCCGGATCTGGGACGTGGCTTCCCTCCAGCAG CTGTACGACTTCACGGCCGGTGAGGAGACTCCGTGCACGGTGGCCTTCCACCCCGTCCGGCCGGCCCTGGCTTGCGGCTTCAGCAGCGGGGTGGTCCGGTATTTTGATGTGGCAGCGACGGCTCTGCAGGCAGAACACAG GCAGCATCGCGGAGCCGTCACCGGCCTCCTCTTCTCCCCAGACGGAGGCCTGATGTACAGCTGCGGGGCGCTGGGGTCACTCGCCCTGTACAGCGTCGGGCACAGAGAGCAGCGCGTCGTGCGGGTGCTCG GTAACGTGGTGTGTAAGACCCCGGAGCGGGGGCCGCAGGCTTTGTCCCTCAGCAGAGATGGCCGTCTCTTGGCCTTTGTCGGACCCACAGAATACACGGTGACCGTCATGGACGGCCGCTCGTTAGATGAG CTCCTGCGGGTTGACGTCAGTATCCTGGACCTGGACAGCACCACCCTGGACAGCGCTCGGGGTCTCTCCTTCAGCCCCCTCCGCCCTTACCCCCTCCTGGTGTCCACCTCTGGAAATAAGATCCTGTGGCTGGACCCCACGACTGGTCGGCTGAGCAGAGAG GTCACGCATGTGCACAAGGAATTCTGCTCCTCGCTGGCAGTGAGTGCGGATGACCGCTACCTGGTGACGGCCGGGGACCGGGTGGTGAAGGTGTGGGACCACCGGCTGGCGGGAACCTCGCGCCCGCAG GTTTTCATCGGACACTCCGAACCCATCCAGCAAGCGGCGTTCTCCCCGGATCAGCGGCACGTGATCACTGCCGGAGACGCCATCTTTATTTGGAGCTTTGAGGCGGCTCCTGACCCCGCGGACACCAG CTCTGCAGGGGGTCTGCCCACGGTTCACCAGTCTACCATCAGGGGGCGCCTGCCCCTCACCCTCCATTCCAGCGCAG CAGATGATGGTGATCAGAGGAGAGACTCCACGTTCGTCTCCAGTGGGATGCCACGGGTGACGGCGCCACGTCCGTGCATCTCCTCTCCTCCCCGCCTGGATATCAGCCCCGTGCAGGGCGCACAGCACACAG AATCGGACGATGGGAGTGATGATCTGGAGGAGTCGAAGGTAGAAGAGGTGGAAATCCAAGATCCGGGGGAAAGTGACGGACAGTCGTCTCTGATCATCATAGAAAACCGGCCGACCCGGAGCCGAGGGGGCGCCGACCAAGGTACGACACTAGTGACGGGGGTCTGCAGCCCGCggctgtcagggcatgctgggagctgtagtgctcTGAGGAACGCAGCCCTTTGTTTCGTAGATCTGCTCCCGGACCCCCCACGTCCTGACGTCTACTCGCACTTCACCCCTCGCTTCAAAAGTTCCTGCCCTGCCGAG GCGGCGTGCCATCCTCCGGCCGGGCAGGAGAGGTTGGTGCTCAGAGCCGCCATCGGGTACAACGGTAATGGCCGCGGGAACGTGGTGTGGAGCTCGGATACAG GGTTCTTCGCTTACACTTCCGGCTGCGTCATCGTGGTGGAGGATCTGCATTCTGGATCCCAGCGTCACTGGCTCGGACACGGCGAGGAGATCTCCACCCTGGCGCTGACCCACGACGCAACG ATCTTGGCCTCCTCCTCCGGATCTGGGGACGGTTCTTCTCTCTGCCAGATCAGAGTCTGGGACTCACCGGGAGGATCGTGTCTCCGAGTCCTGACGCTTCACCGCACCGAGGTCCAGGCCATGAGCTTCTCCAGGGACGACCGTCTGCTCCTCACTGTGG GTGACTACAGAGATGGGAGCCTGGCGCTGTGGAGCACCCGGACCTATGAGATGCTGGCGCGCAGCACGCTGTCCCACCCTGTCCACGCCGCTGCCTTTAACCCATTGCACGCTGACACCTTTGCTTGTGTCGGCAGCAGGACTGTGAACTTCTGGCGGGTGGAGGAGAACGGGACATCGAGTCAGATGAAG GTGTACAGCGCGCCCGTTCCGGACGAGGTGGGCACCGCAGAGCTGACCTCGCTAACCTACAACCCCACCTCCCTGCTGTACACCGGCTGCAGCACCGGGCAGGTGTGTGTGTGGGACGCTCAGACGCACCGCTGCTTCATGACCTGGGAGGCCGATCAGGGGGAGATAG GCGTCGTGCTGTGCAGGGGGAACCGGCTGCTGACCGGCAGCAACACCCGCAGGATCCGGCTCTGGTCTGTGGCCGCCGTGCAGGAGCTCCGGGAGAAGGGCTCCGCTGCCAG CTCGTCCTCCGTACTCATGGAACAAGAGATGACTCTAGATGGCGCCATTGTCAGCGCCACATTTGATGATTCCTTGGAGATGGGGATCGTGGGCACCACGGCCGGCACGGTGTGGTACATCAACTGGGAGGAGAGCACCAGCATCCGCCTCATCAGTGGCCACAGGAACAAG GTGACGGGCGCGGTGGTGGGTCCGGGGGAGACGCACTGCGCCACGTGCGGGGAGGATGGCAGCGTGCGCGTCTGGTCACTCCACAGCTGCGAGCTGCTCCTGCAATTCCAAGTCCTCAACCAG AGCTGTCTGTGCCTGGACTGGAGCCGCCAGCCGTCGTCCGGGCAGAGGATAGCGGCCGGGTACAGCGACGGCACCATCCGCTTCTTCAGTGTGACGAAGACTGAGATGGAGATGAAGATCCACCCCCACCCGTGTGCCGTGACCGCCCTCGCCTTCTCCCTCACCG GTGACGTTCTGGTGTCCGGCGGGAAGGACGGTCTGATGGCGGTGAGCAGCCCGAGGACAGGGATGACCATCCGCGTGCTGAACGATCACAAGGGGTCACCGATCAGCACCGTCCAGTTCTCCCCCAGGAAG CCTGAAGAGCTCGGCCTTCACGGTGGAGATATCTGGTTGGCTGCCAGTTTAGATCGGCGCGTGAGCATCTGGGCCTCTGATTGGGCGAAGGATAAGTGCGAGCTcatggattggttgagcttcccGGCACCAGACAGTGAGAAG GAGGCAGACTCGCCAGTTCCCACTCTTGCCGCTTTCTGTCCATGGCAGCCTGGTACAGTGGTGTATACGGGGTTCGGGATGGAGAAGGAGGCGCTGTTCTACAGCCTGGCCCAGAAACAG GTTCTGCTCCGGATCCCTCTGTCCCATTTTGCTACGTCTCTGTCCATGTCGCCGGCGGCGTCGCTCCTGGTCACCGGCAGCAGCG AGCGTCTCCTGCGCGTCATCGACTCCTCGGCCGGCACGCGGCAGGACTTCTCCGCTCACGACGACGGCGTCCACCTGTGCCGGGTGTCTCCGTCCGGGAACCTTCTCCTCACCGCGTCCTACAGCCAGGTGCTGGTCTGGGCCGTCCAGAGCTCCTGA